The following are encoded together in the Paludisphaera mucosa genome:
- a CDS encoding glycosyltransferase family 4 protein, protein MDVQARTYRDSVVVACPDARPPAYQAVVGMHRAAMLKRFVTSYYHDPDGLGATLTRKLAPALYDRWRRLLARRHDDEIPADRVASAPTVDLALRVESKFAGRPRLKRAAARARTHWFDRRLARELAASPPEALLVFSDVGSGVAMPLCRRRGIATVLSMVHGDVREEARLLEAEEALAPDFFPLYLGDAALDREEMAWLHARRLQDLALADRILVPSEHIAATLEREGVPRDRLRVIPYAADCRRFRPLTNRRPDDSCTFLFAGGVSQRKGIKYLLEAWAKVRRPGWRLQLLGPMPRRLGPLEGLMEGVEPLGRVGHPEVPAHMASADVFVFPSLFEGSAVVTYEALACGLPAVVTPEAGSVVRDGVEGLVVPARDVDALAAAMARLGDDPTLRARMSAAARGRAMDFDWPRYHVAVVEAVVGLIEERRPRRGRATERGRAPLARAGA, encoded by the coding sequence ATGGACGTACAAGCGCGCACATATCGGGACTCCGTGGTCGTGGCCTGCCCGGACGCCCGCCCGCCCGCCTATCAGGCCGTGGTCGGGATGCATCGCGCGGCGATGCTCAAGCGGTTCGTGACCTCGTACTACCACGACCCCGACGGCCTGGGCGCGACGCTCACGCGCAAGCTCGCCCCCGCCCTCTACGACCGCTGGCGGCGGCTCCTGGCCCGGCGCCACGACGACGAGATCCCCGCCGATCGGGTCGCCTCGGCGCCGACCGTCGACCTGGCGCTACGGGTCGAGTCGAAGTTCGCCGGCCGCCCCCGCCTGAAGCGCGCGGCCGCTCGGGCGCGCACCCACTGGTTCGACCGCCGCCTGGCCCGCGAACTGGCCGCCTCGCCGCCGGAGGCCCTGCTGGTGTTCAGCGACGTCGGCTCGGGCGTGGCGATGCCGCTCTGCCGCCGGCGCGGGATCGCGACCGTCCTGAGCATGGTCCACGGCGACGTCCGCGAGGAGGCCCGGCTCCTGGAGGCCGAGGAGGCCCTCGCGCCCGACTTCTTCCCGCTCTACCTGGGCGACGCCGCGCTCGACCGCGAGGAGATGGCCTGGCTGCACGCCCGCCGGCTCCAGGACCTGGCGCTGGCCGACCGGATCCTCGTCCCCTCCGAGCACATCGCCGCGACCCTCGAACGCGAGGGCGTCCCCCGCGACCGACTCCGCGTCATCCCCTACGCGGCCGACTGCCGCCGCTTCCGGCCCCTGACGAACCGCCGGCCCGACGACTCCTGCACCTTCCTGTTCGCGGGCGGGGTCAGCCAGCGCAAGGGGATCAAGTACCTCCTGGAGGCCTGGGCGAAGGTCCGCCGGCCCGGTTGGCGGCTCCAGCTTTTGGGCCCGATGCCCCGCCGCCTCGGGCCGCTGGAAGGCCTGATGGAAGGCGTCGAGCCGCTGGGACGCGTGGGCCATCCCGAGGTCCCCGCGCACATGGCGTCGGCCGACGTCTTCGTCTTCCCGTCCCTGTTCGAGGGGTCGGCCGTCGTGACCTACGAGGCGCTCGCCTGCGGGCTGCCGGCCGTGGTCACGCCCGAGGCCGGCTCGGTCGTCCGCGACGGCGTCGAGGGCCTGGTCGTCCCGGCGCGCGACGTCGACGCCCTCGCCGCCGCGATGGCCCGCCTGGGCGACGACCCCACGCTGCGGGCGCGGATGTCGGCCGCGGCGCGGGGGCGGGCGATGGACTTCGACTGGCCCCGCTACCACGTCGCCGTCGTCGAGGCCGTCGTCGGCCTGATCGAAGAACGCCGCCCCCGCCGAGGTCGCGCGACCGAACGCGGGCGAGCGCCGCTGGCGCGGGCCGGCGCGTAG
- the gmd gene encoding GDP-mannose 4,6-dehydratase produces MKRALITGITGQDGSYLAEFLLDKPDYEVHGLVRRSSTLNRQRIDHLSHDATGAGRFSLHYADLADASCLSALLEEIQPDEVYNLGAQSHVRVSFDQPLYTADVVGLGTLRLLEAVRVLNRRRPVRFYQASSSEMFGSAPAPQGPDTPFHPRSPYAVAKLYAHWQTINYREAYGLFACSGILFNHESPRRGESFVTRKVTLAAARIKEGLQKRLVMGNLESKRDWGFAGDYVRAMWLMLQQEKPDDYIVATGETYSIHQLLEKAFQLVDLDYRDFVDFDERYVRPSEVDVLQGDATKARQVLGWEPEVDFDGLVQMMVEHDLELARREKHALAFQAG; encoded by the coding sequence ATGAAACGCGCCCTGATCACCGGCATCACCGGACAAGACGGCTCCTACCTCGCCGAGTTCCTCCTGGACAAGCCCGACTACGAGGTCCACGGCCTGGTGCGGCGGTCGAGCACCCTGAACCGGCAGCGCATCGACCACCTCTCCCACGACGCCACGGGCGCCGGCCGCTTCTCCCTCCACTACGCCGACCTGGCCGACGCCTCGTGCCTCTCGGCGCTGCTGGAGGAGATCCAGCCCGACGAGGTCTACAACCTCGGGGCCCAGAGCCACGTCCGCGTCTCGTTCGACCAGCCCCTGTACACCGCCGACGTCGTCGGCCTGGGGACGCTTCGCCTGCTGGAGGCCGTCCGCGTCCTCAACCGCCGGCGGCCCGTCCGGTTCTATCAGGCGTCCAGCTCCGAGATGTTCGGCTCGGCTCCCGCGCCCCAGGGGCCGGACACCCCGTTCCACCCCCGCAGCCCCTACGCCGTCGCCAAGCTCTACGCCCACTGGCAGACGATCAACTACCGCGAGGCCTACGGCCTGTTCGCCTGCTCGGGCATCCTGTTCAACCACGAGAGCCCGCGCCGGGGCGAATCGTTCGTCACCCGCAAGGTCACCCTCGCCGCGGCGCGGATCAAGGAGGGCCTGCAGAAGCGCCTGGTCATGGGCAACCTGGAATCCAAGCGCGACTGGGGCTTCGCCGGCGACTACGTCCGCGCCATGTGGCTGATGCTCCAGCAGGAGAAGCCCGACGACTACATCGTCGCCACCGGCGAGACCTACTCGATCCACCAACTCCTCGAGAAGGCCTTCCAGCTCGTCGACCTGGACTACCGCGACTTCGTCGATTTCGACGAGCGCTACGTCCGCCCTTCCGAGGTCGACGTCCTGCAAGGCGACGCGACGAAGGCCCGCCAGGTCCTCGGGTGGGAGCCCGAGGTCGACTTCGACGGCCTCGTCCAGATGATGGTCGAACACGACCTCGAACTCGCCCGCCGCGAGAAGCACGCCCTCGCCTTCCAGGCGGGCTGA